Proteins from a single region of Festucalex cinctus isolate MCC-2025b chromosome 19, RoL_Fcin_1.0, whole genome shotgun sequence:
- the itgb8 gene encoding integrin beta-8 isoform X2 → MTSWPLTYGSVPLCLLLVVALCAGTSYSGDNVCSSALITSCKECLRRGPQCSWCFKEDFLEGAGAGHRCDLQVNLLKRGCGPEFTEQSDVKVEVNATVSSTQVSPRDISITLTPGSEASFIVAVKQLPRYPVDLYYLVDVSASMQENLDHLKTVGVALSLRMTEYSSDLWLGFGSFVDKPVSPYINVHPTKINNPCSDYEIRCRPAHGFHHVLSMSGNMSEFTRVIKRQRISGNMDTPEGGLDAMLQATVCQRAVGWRPEAKRLLLLMTDQPSHLALDSRLAGIVIPHDGRCHLENNVYTGSTRMDHPSLGQLYDKLLENHIYSIFAVEKQQYQWYEELVRLLPGSYLGKIGFFQSPNLIDLVVDSYKSLLTEVTMSVSLDDEAFSRYWTSVSPVCPEGATAKERSCLGVQPNQTVYFNITIGLRSCPDHGADEDIEVTVRPVGYNESTTVRIHSKCQCGCGSTGRCHESGRSPCADTIDGTGREQKPHRGLVNESDWNCRAEGSNVDCNGRGACECGRCTCENSRLGTIYGKYCESDDFSCSYKDGLLCGGRGTCVLGECACEDNWTGDSCGCPVSTATCQSPDGSLCSGRGTCACGQCVCDDHRYSGDFCERCSACQSSCQSNWKCVDCHMARGLGQHEAGHCNLTCNSDVVYISDMVSGGKWIECTYMSRDNCRYWFQTSSESERNQLHISTRAECASRGRLVGTFLSVSALTVLCGLVVVAVSRLLLQKRGWSPGDTQKNGEYNCTGKELSYIPTSNEKTVTYRRDRLPDHSVEMTVHVKMPLGEPWQ, encoded by the exons ATGACTTCCTGGCCATTGACATATGGCAGCGTCCCTCTGTGTCTCCTGCTCGTAGTGGCTCTCTGCGCTGGAACCTCCTATTCGG GCGACAACGTGTGCTCATCAGCTCTGATTACGTCTTGTAAAGAGTGTCTTAGACGTGGACCACAGTGTTCTTGGTGCTTCAAGGAG GATTTTCTGGAGGGAGCAGGTGCTGGCCATCGCTGCGACCTACAGGTGAACCTGCTCAAAAGAGGCTGCGGACCAGAGTTTACAGAGCAATCGGACGTCAAAGTGGAAGTAAACGCCACCGTCAGTAGCACACAAGTGTCCCCGCGAGACATCAGCATCACACTCACACCAG GTTCAGAGGCTAGCTTCATTGTTGCCGTAAAGCAGCTGCCGCGGTATCCAGTGGATCTTTACTACCTGGTAGACGTATCTGCATCCATGCAAGAAAATCTCGACCAT CTCAAGACGGTGGGCGTAGCTCTGTCTCTGCGTATGACCGAGTACTCCTCAGACCTTTGGCTCGGTTTCGGCTCCTTTGTGGACAAGCCGGTGTCGCCTTACATTAACGTGCATCCAACCAAGATCAACAACCCCTGCAG CGACTACGAGATCCGATGCCGCCCCGCCCACGGCTTCCATCACGTCTTAAGCATGAGTGGAAATATGAGCGAGTTCACACGCGTGATCAAACGCCAGCGCATCTCGGGTAACATGGATACACCTGAGGGAGGCCTGGACGCGATGCTGCAAGCTACTGTGTGCCAG AGAGCCGTGGGTTGGCGTCCAGAGGCCAAACGTCTGTTGCTCCTGATGACCGACCAGCCTTCTCACCTCGCCCTGGACAGCCGACTGGCAGGAATCGTCATTCCGCACGACGGCCGGTGTCACCTGGAAAATAACGTCTACACGGGGAGCACCAGGATG GACCATCCAAGTTTGGGCCAGTTGTATGACAAGCTGCTGGAAAACCACATTTACTCCATCTTTGCTGTGGAGAAACAGCAGTACCAGTGGTACGAG GAGTTAGTGCGGTTGCTACCTGGCTCCTACCTGGGGAAGATCGGCTTCTTCCAGTCTCCAAACCTCATCGATCTAGTAGTGGACTCCTATAAG agccTGTTGACGGAAGTGACAATGTCGGTGTCATTGGATGACGAGGCATTCAGCAGGTACTGGACATCCGTGTCCCCCGTCTGCCCTGAAGGGGCAACTGCGAAAGAGCGGAGCTGCTTGGGGGTACAACCTAATCAGACG GTCTACTTCAACATCACCATTGGCCTGCGCTCCTGTCCTGACCACGGTGCAGATGAAGACATTGAAGTGACGGTTCGCCCTGTGGGCTACAACGAATCCACCACTGTTCGGATCCACTCAAAATGTCAGTGCGGCTGTGGGTCAACGGGACGCTGCCACGAGAGCGGCCGGTCGCCGTGTGCGGACACTATAGATGGCACCGGCCGGGAGCAGAAACCGCATCGAGGACTTGTTAATGAATCCGACTGGAATTGCAGAGCGGAAGGCTCGAATGTGGACTGCAACGGCCGTGGAGCGTGTGAATGTGGGAGGTGTACGTGCGAGAACAGTCGACTTGGTACAATCTATGGGAAATACTGCGAGAGTGATGACTTCTCCTGTTCTTATAAAGACGGGCTCCTGTGTGGGG GACGAGGCACGTGCGTGTTGGGTGAATGTGCGTGCGAGGACAACTGGACAGGCGATAGCTGCGGTTGTCCCGTCTCCACGGCGACCTGCCAATCACCCGACGGCTCGCTGTGCAGCGGACGAGGCACGTGCGCGTGCGGCCAGTGCGTGTGTGACGACCACAGATACTCCGGAGACTTCTGCGAGAGATGTTCCGCTTGTCAAAGCTCCTGCCAATCGAACTG GAAGTGCGTCGACTGTCACATGGCTCGTGGTCTCGGACAACATGAGGCGGGACACTGCAACCTCACTTGCAATTCAGACGTCGTTTACATCAGTGATATGGTGTCAG GGGGCAAGTGGATTGAATGCACGTACATGAGTCGTGACAACTGTCGCTATTGGTTTCAAACAAGCTCAGAGTCTGAACGGAACCAGCTTCACATTAGCACAAGAGCAG AGTGTGCCAGTAGAGGTCGGCTGGTTGGGACCTTCCTAAGTGTGAGCGCACTGACGGTTTTGTGTGGgctggtggtggtggcggtGTCCAGGCTGCTACTGCAAAAAAGAGGCTGGTCGCCAGGAGATACCCAGAAGAATGGAGAATATAACTGCACTGGCAAG GAATTATCCTACATCCCAACAAGCAACGAGAAGACGGTAACTTACAGAAGAGACCGACTGCCTGACCACTCGGTGGAGATGACCGTTCACGTCAAGATGCCCCTTGGTGAACCCTGGCAGTGA
- the itgb8 gene encoding integrin beta-8 isoform X1: MTSWPLTYGSVPLCLLLVVALCAGTSYSGDNVCSSALITSCKECLRRGPQCSWCFKEDFLEGAGAGHRCDLQVNLLKRGCGPEFTEQSDVKVEVNATVSSTQVSPRDISITLTPGSEASFIVAVKQLPRYPVDLYYLVDVSASMQENLDHLKTVGVALSLRMTEYSSDLWLGFGSFVDKPVSPYINVHPTKINNPCSDYEIRCRPAHGFHHVLSMSGNMSEFTRVIKRQRISGNMDTPEGGLDAMLQATVCQRAVGWRPEAKRLLLLMTDQPSHLALDSRLAGIVIPHDGRCHLENNVYTGSTRMDHPSLGQLYDKLLENHIYSIFAVEKQQYQWYEELVRLLPGSYLGKIGFFQSPNLIDLVVDSYKSLLTEVTMSVSLDDEAFSRYWTSVSPVCPEGATAKERSCLGVQPNQTVYFNITIGLRSCPDHGADEDIEVTVRPVGYNESTTVRIHSKCQCGCGSTGRCHESGRSPCADTIDGTGREQKPHRGLVNESDWNCRAEGSNVDCNGRGACECGRCTCENSRLGTIYGKYCESDDFSCSYKDGLLCGGRGTCVLGECACEDNWTGDSCGCPVSTATCQSPDGSLCSGRGTCACGQCVCDDHRYSGDFCERCSACQSSCQSNWKCVDCHMARGLGQHEAGHCNLTCNSDVVYISDMVSAGGKWIECTYMSRDNCRYWFQTSSESERNQLHISTRAECASRGRLVGTFLSVSALTVLCGLVVVAVSRLLLQKRGWSPGDTQKNGEYNCTGKELSYIPTSNEKTVTYRRDRLPDHSVEMTVHVKMPLGEPWQ, from the exons ATGACTTCCTGGCCATTGACATATGGCAGCGTCCCTCTGTGTCTCCTGCTCGTAGTGGCTCTCTGCGCTGGAACCTCCTATTCGG GCGACAACGTGTGCTCATCAGCTCTGATTACGTCTTGTAAAGAGTGTCTTAGACGTGGACCACAGTGTTCTTGGTGCTTCAAGGAG GATTTTCTGGAGGGAGCAGGTGCTGGCCATCGCTGCGACCTACAGGTGAACCTGCTCAAAAGAGGCTGCGGACCAGAGTTTACAGAGCAATCGGACGTCAAAGTGGAAGTAAACGCCACCGTCAGTAGCACACAAGTGTCCCCGCGAGACATCAGCATCACACTCACACCAG GTTCAGAGGCTAGCTTCATTGTTGCCGTAAAGCAGCTGCCGCGGTATCCAGTGGATCTTTACTACCTGGTAGACGTATCTGCATCCATGCAAGAAAATCTCGACCAT CTCAAGACGGTGGGCGTAGCTCTGTCTCTGCGTATGACCGAGTACTCCTCAGACCTTTGGCTCGGTTTCGGCTCCTTTGTGGACAAGCCGGTGTCGCCTTACATTAACGTGCATCCAACCAAGATCAACAACCCCTGCAG CGACTACGAGATCCGATGCCGCCCCGCCCACGGCTTCCATCACGTCTTAAGCATGAGTGGAAATATGAGCGAGTTCACACGCGTGATCAAACGCCAGCGCATCTCGGGTAACATGGATACACCTGAGGGAGGCCTGGACGCGATGCTGCAAGCTACTGTGTGCCAG AGAGCCGTGGGTTGGCGTCCAGAGGCCAAACGTCTGTTGCTCCTGATGACCGACCAGCCTTCTCACCTCGCCCTGGACAGCCGACTGGCAGGAATCGTCATTCCGCACGACGGCCGGTGTCACCTGGAAAATAACGTCTACACGGGGAGCACCAGGATG GACCATCCAAGTTTGGGCCAGTTGTATGACAAGCTGCTGGAAAACCACATTTACTCCATCTTTGCTGTGGAGAAACAGCAGTACCAGTGGTACGAG GAGTTAGTGCGGTTGCTACCTGGCTCCTACCTGGGGAAGATCGGCTTCTTCCAGTCTCCAAACCTCATCGATCTAGTAGTGGACTCCTATAAG agccTGTTGACGGAAGTGACAATGTCGGTGTCATTGGATGACGAGGCATTCAGCAGGTACTGGACATCCGTGTCCCCCGTCTGCCCTGAAGGGGCAACTGCGAAAGAGCGGAGCTGCTTGGGGGTACAACCTAATCAGACG GTCTACTTCAACATCACCATTGGCCTGCGCTCCTGTCCTGACCACGGTGCAGATGAAGACATTGAAGTGACGGTTCGCCCTGTGGGCTACAACGAATCCACCACTGTTCGGATCCACTCAAAATGTCAGTGCGGCTGTGGGTCAACGGGACGCTGCCACGAGAGCGGCCGGTCGCCGTGTGCGGACACTATAGATGGCACCGGCCGGGAGCAGAAACCGCATCGAGGACTTGTTAATGAATCCGACTGGAATTGCAGAGCGGAAGGCTCGAATGTGGACTGCAACGGCCGTGGAGCGTGTGAATGTGGGAGGTGTACGTGCGAGAACAGTCGACTTGGTACAATCTATGGGAAATACTGCGAGAGTGATGACTTCTCCTGTTCTTATAAAGACGGGCTCCTGTGTGGGG GACGAGGCACGTGCGTGTTGGGTGAATGTGCGTGCGAGGACAACTGGACAGGCGATAGCTGCGGTTGTCCCGTCTCCACGGCGACCTGCCAATCACCCGACGGCTCGCTGTGCAGCGGACGAGGCACGTGCGCGTGCGGCCAGTGCGTGTGTGACGACCACAGATACTCCGGAGACTTCTGCGAGAGATGTTCCGCTTGTCAAAGCTCCTGCCAATCGAACTG GAAGTGCGTCGACTGTCACATGGCTCGTGGTCTCGGACAACATGAGGCGGGACACTGCAACCTCACTTGCAATTCAGACGTCGTTTACATCAGTGATATGGTGTCAG CAGGGGGCAAGTGGATTGAATGCACGTACATGAGTCGTGACAACTGTCGCTATTGGTTTCAAACAAGCTCAGAGTCTGAACGGAACCAGCTTCACATTAGCACAAGAGCAG AGTGTGCCAGTAGAGGTCGGCTGGTTGGGACCTTCCTAAGTGTGAGCGCACTGACGGTTTTGTGTGGgctggtggtggtggcggtGTCCAGGCTGCTACTGCAAAAAAGAGGCTGGTCGCCAGGAGATACCCAGAAGAATGGAGAATATAACTGCACTGGCAAG GAATTATCCTACATCCCAACAAGCAACGAGAAGACGGTAACTTACAGAAGAGACCGACTGCCTGACCACTCGGTGGAGATGACCGTTCACGTCAAGATGCCCCTTGGTGAACCCTGGCAGTGA
- the itgb8 gene encoding integrin beta-8 isoform X3 — protein sequence MTSWPLTYGSVPLCLLLVVALCAGTSYSGDNVCSSALITSCKECLRRGPQCSWCFKEDFLEGAGAGHRCDLQVNLLKRGCGPEFTEQSDVKVEVNATVSSTQVSPRDISITLTPGSEASFIVAVKQLPRYPVDLYYLVDVSASMQENLDHLKTVGVALSLRMTEYSSDLWLGFGSFVDKPVSPYINVHPTKINNPCSDYEIRCRPAHGFHHVLSMSGNMSEFTRVIKRQRISGNMDTPEGGLDAMLQATVCQRAVGWRPEAKRLLLLMTDQPSHLALDSRLAGIVIPHDGRCHLENNVYTGSTRMDHPSLGQLYDKLLENHIYSIFAVEKQQYQWYEELVRLLPGSYLGKIGFFQSPNLIDLVVDSYKSLLTEVTMSVSLDDEAFSRYWTSVSPVCPEGATAKERSCLGVQPNQTVYFNITIGLRSCPDHGADEDIEVTVRPVGYNESTTVRIHSKCQCGCGSTGRCHESGRSPCADTIDGTGREQKPHRGLVNESDWNCRAEGSNVDCNGRGACECGRCTCENSRLGTIYGKYCESDDFSCSYKDGLLCGGRGTCVLGECACEDNWTGDSCGCPVSTATCQSPDGSLCSGRGTCACGQCVCDDHRYSGDFCERCSACQSSCQSNWKCVDCHMARGLGQHEAGHCNLTCNSDVVYISDMVSECASRGRLVGTFLSVSALTVLCGLVVVAVSRLLLQKRGWSPGDTQKNGEYNCTGKELSYIPTSNEKTVTYRRDRLPDHSVEMTVHVKMPLGEPWQ from the exons ATGACTTCCTGGCCATTGACATATGGCAGCGTCCCTCTGTGTCTCCTGCTCGTAGTGGCTCTCTGCGCTGGAACCTCCTATTCGG GCGACAACGTGTGCTCATCAGCTCTGATTACGTCTTGTAAAGAGTGTCTTAGACGTGGACCACAGTGTTCTTGGTGCTTCAAGGAG GATTTTCTGGAGGGAGCAGGTGCTGGCCATCGCTGCGACCTACAGGTGAACCTGCTCAAAAGAGGCTGCGGACCAGAGTTTACAGAGCAATCGGACGTCAAAGTGGAAGTAAACGCCACCGTCAGTAGCACACAAGTGTCCCCGCGAGACATCAGCATCACACTCACACCAG GTTCAGAGGCTAGCTTCATTGTTGCCGTAAAGCAGCTGCCGCGGTATCCAGTGGATCTTTACTACCTGGTAGACGTATCTGCATCCATGCAAGAAAATCTCGACCAT CTCAAGACGGTGGGCGTAGCTCTGTCTCTGCGTATGACCGAGTACTCCTCAGACCTTTGGCTCGGTTTCGGCTCCTTTGTGGACAAGCCGGTGTCGCCTTACATTAACGTGCATCCAACCAAGATCAACAACCCCTGCAG CGACTACGAGATCCGATGCCGCCCCGCCCACGGCTTCCATCACGTCTTAAGCATGAGTGGAAATATGAGCGAGTTCACACGCGTGATCAAACGCCAGCGCATCTCGGGTAACATGGATACACCTGAGGGAGGCCTGGACGCGATGCTGCAAGCTACTGTGTGCCAG AGAGCCGTGGGTTGGCGTCCAGAGGCCAAACGTCTGTTGCTCCTGATGACCGACCAGCCTTCTCACCTCGCCCTGGACAGCCGACTGGCAGGAATCGTCATTCCGCACGACGGCCGGTGTCACCTGGAAAATAACGTCTACACGGGGAGCACCAGGATG GACCATCCAAGTTTGGGCCAGTTGTATGACAAGCTGCTGGAAAACCACATTTACTCCATCTTTGCTGTGGAGAAACAGCAGTACCAGTGGTACGAG GAGTTAGTGCGGTTGCTACCTGGCTCCTACCTGGGGAAGATCGGCTTCTTCCAGTCTCCAAACCTCATCGATCTAGTAGTGGACTCCTATAAG agccTGTTGACGGAAGTGACAATGTCGGTGTCATTGGATGACGAGGCATTCAGCAGGTACTGGACATCCGTGTCCCCCGTCTGCCCTGAAGGGGCAACTGCGAAAGAGCGGAGCTGCTTGGGGGTACAACCTAATCAGACG GTCTACTTCAACATCACCATTGGCCTGCGCTCCTGTCCTGACCACGGTGCAGATGAAGACATTGAAGTGACGGTTCGCCCTGTGGGCTACAACGAATCCACCACTGTTCGGATCCACTCAAAATGTCAGTGCGGCTGTGGGTCAACGGGACGCTGCCACGAGAGCGGCCGGTCGCCGTGTGCGGACACTATAGATGGCACCGGCCGGGAGCAGAAACCGCATCGAGGACTTGTTAATGAATCCGACTGGAATTGCAGAGCGGAAGGCTCGAATGTGGACTGCAACGGCCGTGGAGCGTGTGAATGTGGGAGGTGTACGTGCGAGAACAGTCGACTTGGTACAATCTATGGGAAATACTGCGAGAGTGATGACTTCTCCTGTTCTTATAAAGACGGGCTCCTGTGTGGGG GACGAGGCACGTGCGTGTTGGGTGAATGTGCGTGCGAGGACAACTGGACAGGCGATAGCTGCGGTTGTCCCGTCTCCACGGCGACCTGCCAATCACCCGACGGCTCGCTGTGCAGCGGACGAGGCACGTGCGCGTGCGGCCAGTGCGTGTGTGACGACCACAGATACTCCGGAGACTTCTGCGAGAGATGTTCCGCTTGTCAAAGCTCCTGCCAATCGAACTG GAAGTGCGTCGACTGTCACATGGCTCGTGGTCTCGGACAACATGAGGCGGGACACTGCAACCTCACTTGCAATTCAGACGTCGTTTACATCAGTGATATGGTGTCAG AGTGTGCCAGTAGAGGTCGGCTGGTTGGGACCTTCCTAAGTGTGAGCGCACTGACGGTTTTGTGTGGgctggtggtggtggcggtGTCCAGGCTGCTACTGCAAAAAAGAGGCTGGTCGCCAGGAGATACCCAGAAGAATGGAGAATATAACTGCACTGGCAAG GAATTATCCTACATCCCAACAAGCAACGAGAAGACGGTAACTTACAGAAGAGACCGACTGCCTGACCACTCGGTGGAGATGACCGTTCACGTCAAGATGCCCCTTGGTGAACCCTGGCAGTGA